A region from the SAR86 cluster bacterium genome encodes:
- a CDS encoding peptidyl-prolyl cis-trans isomerase, giving the protein MKSRISIFFLIGLLLFALDYIFNTDDDSNVIYISDQEALSLISSWKNQVGRDPSDVELVKIINNFIDEEILYREAIKLNLDKDDRIIKRRLAQKITFLKKDSIKYSDQDLVNFYNVNKNVYYVNDLYSFKHYYFSDNKDPIKRALDAKASLESKKINIISDPYIIGNEFSFSSKDEIIKNFGTEFFESFLYLSLRQWSEPIKSEFGYHLVFIESYSKGFQPTYEQVKNKVINDYLIKKKDEEVNRYLSDLKKDYEVIINPNLKF; this is encoded by the coding sequence ATGAAATCAAGAATTTCAATTTTCTTTTTAATCGGATTATTATTATTCGCTTTAGATTATATTTTTAATACCGATGACGATTCAAATGTTATTTATATAAGTGATCAAGAAGCTCTGAGTTTAATAAGTTCCTGGAAAAATCAAGTAGGAAGAGACCCTAGTGATGTTGAACTTGTAAAAATAATTAATAACTTCATTGATGAAGAAATTCTCTATAGAGAAGCAATTAAATTAAATTTAGACAAGGATGACAGAATTATCAAAAGAAGACTTGCTCAAAAAATTACATTTTTAAAAAAAGATTCTATTAAATATTCTGATCAAGATTTAGTAAATTTTTACAATGTTAACAAGAACGTCTATTACGTTAATGATTTGTACTCTTTTAAGCATTACTATTTTTCTGATAATAAAGATCCAATAAAAAGAGCTTTAGATGCAAAAGCTTCCTTAGAGTCTAAAAAAATAAATATTATTTCCGATCCTTATATTATTGGCAACGAATTTAGCTTTTCGAGTAAAGATGAAATAATCAAAAACTTTGGTACTGAATTTTTTGAATCATTTCTTTATTTATCTCTAAGGCAATGGTCAGAACCTATTAAATCAGAATTTGGATATCATCTGGTTTTTATCGAAAGTTATTCCAAAGGCTTTCAGCCAACATATGAACAAGTAAAAAATAAAGTTATAAACGACTATCTTATTAAAAAAAAGGATGAAGAGGTTAATAGGTACTTGTCAGATCTAAAAAAAGACTATGAAGTAATCATCAATCCCAACTTAAAATTCTAG
- a CDS encoding Trm112 family protein — MTLLDDKLLEVLVCPISKKPLSYNKETNELLSEDAGLAYPIKDGIPIMLPDEARKIK, encoded by the coding sequence ATGACATTATTAGATGATAAATTACTAGAAGTTTTGGTATGTCCAATATCAAAAAAGCCATTGTCATATAACAAAGAGACTAATGAACTATTATCTGAGGATGCAGGCCTAGCTTACCCAATAAAAGACGGTATTCCAATCATGCTTCCCGATGAAGCCCGCAAAATTAAATAA
- a CDS encoding NAD(P)/FAD-dependent oxidoreductase has protein sequence MMSKTDIIIIGAGPVGLFTVFEAGLLGLNCTLIDNLDKPGGQCAELYPEKPIYDIPGVPFQTAQDHVNALLEQIKPFDYILHLSERVDSIREVDIDNDKYWEVITTKDNKLLSKNIFIAAGAGSFEPRRPPNIDNPDKFVNKGVEYAVRSVEKYENKDVFIFGGGDSALDWTVELSKIAKSISLVHRRDAFRGAQHTEEQMRKLVSKKKVKLLTPYLINSIEGNEKVNSVTLKNFDTNEIESHKADELLFLFGLNKKLGPILEWGIDLNEKKIKVNTEDFQTNKDGIFAVGDINDYPGKLDLILSGFHETTLAVQKAYKRIYPGERVPFGYTTSNSKLQEKLGVKK, from the coding sequence ATAATGAGTAAAACTGACATCATAATTATAGGTGCTGGCCCAGTTGGATTATTTACAGTATTTGAAGCTGGACTTCTTGGATTAAACTGCACTCTTATTGATAATCTAGACAAACCAGGAGGTCAATGTGCTGAACTTTATCCTGAAAAACCTATATATGATATTCCAGGAGTACCTTTTCAGACTGCTCAAGATCATGTAAATGCCCTTCTCGAACAAATTAAACCATTTGATTATATACTTCATCTTTCAGAACGAGTTGACTCGATTAGAGAAGTAGATATTGATAATGATAAATATTGGGAAGTTATAACAACGAAAGATAATAAGTTGTTATCAAAAAATATATTTATTGCTGCAGGAGCCGGTTCATTTGAACCACGTAGACCTCCAAATATTGATAATCCTGATAAATTTGTTAATAAAGGAGTGGAATACGCTGTTCGCTCAGTTGAAAAATATGAAAATAAAGATGTATTCATATTTGGTGGTGGCGACTCTGCACTAGATTGGACTGTTGAATTGTCTAAAATTGCTAAATCAATTTCATTAGTTCACAGAAGAGATGCATTTAGAGGAGCCCAACACACTGAGGAGCAAATGCGAAAGCTTGTAAGCAAGAAAAAAGTTAAGTTGTTAACACCTTATTTAATAAATTCTATTGAAGGAAATGAAAAAGTTAATTCAGTCACATTAAAAAATTTTGATACAAATGAAATAGAGTCTCATAAAGCAGATGAGCTTTTATTTCTTTTTGGACTTAATAAAAAACTAGGTCCAATACTTGAATGGGGTATTGATTTAAATGAAAAAAAAATTAAGGTTAATACTGAAGACTTTCAAACAAACAAAGACGGTATTTTTGCAGTTGGTGATATTAATGATTATCCAGGCAAACTAGATTTAATATTGTCTGGCTTTCATGAAACCACTCTAGCTGTCCAAAAAGCTTACAAAAGAATTTATCCCGGCGAGAGAGTTCCATTTGGATACACTACCTCCAATTCAAAATTACAAGAAAAGCTTGGTGTTAAAAAATAG
- a CDS encoding aspartate 1-decarboxylase, translated as MKKTLLVSKLHRINVTQVELDYEGSCAVDQSFLEAAGMQEYQQVEVYNVTNGERFSTYLILAEAGSKTLSVNGAAAHKVTLGDVLIICTYGQFDEVESSSHKPTLVYFDKGNNITGIKNSIPQQKLKSV; from the coding sequence ATGAAAAAGACATTACTTGTATCTAAGCTTCATAGAATAAATGTAACTCAAGTTGAGCTAGATTATGAAGGCTCTTGTGCAGTTGATCAAAGTTTTCTTGAAGCAGCTGGTATGCAAGAATATCAGCAAGTAGAGGTTTATAATGTCACTAATGGAGAAAGGTTTTCAACGTACTTAATTTTAGCTGAGGCAGGATCTAAAACTCTTTCTGTTAATGGTGCTGCAGCGCATAAGGTTACATTAGGTGACGTGCTTATAATATGTACATATGGTCAATTTGATGAAGTAGAATCCAGTTCCCATAAACCTACGTTAGTATATTTTGATAAAGGTAATAATATAACTGGTATAAAAAATTCAATACCACAGCAAAAACTAAAATCAGTTTAA
- a CDS encoding pyridoxine 5'-phosphate synthase — protein sequence MNLSINLNKIALLRNARGENVPSLEEYAYKAIKLGVDGLTLHPRPDHRHATCNDVISLSKICKEKKVEFNLEGNPFSNKKNDFIGFIDLVEIVLPDQITLVPDEPNQVTSDHGWIKGEHDIELKKIIKIIKKVSPKSRISLFIDLLNKDEPNYQSIDYAIEVGADTIEIHTGQFAISIKNKDHSILKHLKDFINYASRKNLNINAGHDLNLFNLSELIRIGNVGEVSIGHAIITDSLKYGFEDTINRYINLIKKLKQQIKDNDILIYMKGTPYEPRCGFSARTVQALIECEAQFSYVDVLENDDIRSTLPQVSDWPTFPQVFVEGDLIGGADIVTQMHENGELKKLIQNISSK from the coding sequence ATGAATTTAAGTATTAATCTAAATAAAATAGCCTTATTGAGAAATGCTAGAGGCGAGAATGTTCCAAGTCTTGAAGAGTACGCATATAAAGCAATAAAATTAGGTGTTGATGGTTTAACATTGCACCCAAGGCCTGACCACAGGCATGCTACATGCAATGATGTTATTTCTCTATCAAAAATATGTAAAGAAAAAAAAGTCGAGTTTAATTTAGAAGGAAATCCATTTTCAAATAAAAAAAATGATTTTATTGGATTTATTGATTTAGTTGAGATTGTTTTGCCTGACCAGATAACTCTTGTACCTGACGAGCCTAATCAGGTTACATCGGACCATGGTTGGATCAAAGGAGAGCATGATATTGAATTAAAAAAAATAATTAAAATCATAAAAAAAGTTTCTCCAAAATCAAGAATAAGTTTATTTATTGATCTACTTAACAAAGACGAACCGAACTATCAATCTATAGATTACGCTATTGAAGTTGGAGCAGATACAATTGAGATTCATACCGGTCAATTTGCAATTAGTATTAAAAATAAAGATCACAGTATCCTTAAGCATTTAAAAGACTTTATTAATTACGCATCTAGAAAAAATTTAAATATTAATGCAGGACATGATTTAAATTTATTTAATCTATCAGAGTTAATAAGGATTGGTAATGTAGGAGAGGTTTCAATTGGCCACGCTATAATCACTGACTCCTTGAAATATGGCTTCGAAGATACTATAAATAGATATATAAACTTAATTAAGAAACTAAAACAACAAATTAAAGATAACGATATATTAATATACATGAAAGGTACTCCATATGAACCTAGATGTGGTTTTTCAGCTAGAACTGTTCAAGCATTAATTGAATGTGAAGCACAATTTTCATATGTTGATGTTTTGGAGAATGATGATATTAGATCGACCTTGCCCCAAGTTTCTGATTGGCCAACATTTCCTCAGGTCTTTGTCGAAGGAGATCTGATTGGCGGAGCTGATATAGTTACTCAGATGCATGAAAATGGAGAACTAAAAAAGCTTATTCAAAATATTTCATCGAAATAA
- the rnt gene encoding ribonuclease T, producing MLKNRFRKYLPVVVDLETGGFDPEINAILEIAITLINEDCGELCVGETHRYHIEPFQGSIVEAESLEFTKINLDHPLRNAVSETEAIQDLFKIINKTKNKYECSRAILVGHNAHFDHSFLKKAVERNNIKKSPFHSFSVFDTVSLGALETNQTVLAKICESLGIDYDSKEAHSAAYDSEVTAKVFCKIINKYQ from the coding sequence GTGTTAAAAAATAGATTTAGAAAATATTTACCAGTTGTTGTGGACCTTGAAACAGGTGGTTTTGATCCAGAAATAAATGCAATTCTTGAAATTGCAATAACCTTAATTAACGAAGATTGCGGTGAATTGTGTGTTGGTGAAACACATCGATACCATATAGAACCTTTTCAAGGATCTATTGTTGAAGCAGAATCATTAGAATTTACTAAAATTAATCTGGATCATCCTCTCCGAAATGCAGTATCAGAAACTGAAGCAATCCAAGATTTATTTAAAATAATTAATAAAACAAAGAATAAATATGAATGTTCCAGAGCTATATTAGTTGGACACAATGCTCATTTTGATCATAGCTTTTTAAAAAAGGCTGTTGAAAGAAATAATATAAAAAAATCGCCATTTCACTCATTTTCAGTATTTGATACTGTTTCACTTGGTGCACTAGAGACGAATCAAACAGTTTTAGCAAAAATTTGTGAAAGTTTGGGAATTGATTATGACTCTAAAGAAGCTCACTCAGCAGCTTATGACTCAGAAGTTACTGCTAAAGTATTTTGTAAAATTATAAATAAATATCAATAA
- the panC gene encoding pantoate--beta-alanine ligase gives MQIIKEKVEILDYLKDNIDITYIPTMGNLHKGHVSLLKKGLEIGKPILVSIFINPLQFNDASDYKNYPITLEKDIEILKESKCDCLYIPDKSILNDIKEIKASKKSQYLCGHHRPGHFDGVLTILNKFFILLKPSHVIFGLKDFQQYMLVKEFIKTTNSAIDIIGVETERDENGLALSSRNGLLSQKDLNKASLIYKTLLDIKNNSNNLSYDFLNSKKNFLIQEGFEIDYLESCNEKTLQTSYSANNHSIIVAIAARIGGIRLIDNIRLN, from the coding sequence TTGCAAATTATCAAAGAAAAAGTCGAAATTTTAGATTATCTCAAAGATAATATTGATATTACTTATATCCCTACTATGGGTAATTTACACAAGGGTCATGTATCTCTTTTAAAAAAAGGACTAGAAATTGGTAAACCTATATTAGTATCTATATTTATAAACCCACTACAGTTTAATGATGCAAGTGATTATAAAAATTACCCTATAACGCTTGAGAAAGATATTGAAATATTAAAAGAAAGTAAATGTGATTGTTTATATATTCCAGATAAGTCAATATTAAATGATATTAAAGAAATTAAAGCGTCTAAAAAATCGCAATACTTATGCGGTCACCATAGGCCAGGACACTTTGATGGAGTTCTAACTATATTAAATAAATTTTTTATTTTGTTAAAACCTTCACATGTTATTTTTGGCCTTAAGGATTTTCAACAATATATGCTGGTAAAAGAATTCATTAAAACTACTAATAGTGCTATTGATATTATAGGTGTAGAAACTGAAAGGGATGAAAATGGCTTAGCGCTGTCATCAAGAAATGGACTACTATCACAGAAAGATTTAAATAAAGCATCATTAATATACAAAACTCTTTTGGATATAAAAAATAATTCTAATAATCTTTCATATGATTTCTTAAATTCAAAAAAAAATTTTTTAATACAGGAGGGTTTTGAAATTGATTACTTAGAATCATGCAATGAAAAAACTCTTCAGACATCTTACAGTGCAAATAATCATTCAATCATTGTTGCAATTGCTGCAAGAATTGGCGGAATAAGGTTAATTGACAATATTAGATTAAATTAA
- the cofE gene encoding coenzyme F420-0:L-glutamate ligase produces MNQIYIQGLKDIPLVKKGDDLGALIEESVMRNNICIEDGDVILIAQKIVSKSENRYVDLKNINPSQKATNIAKQLKKDPRLVQTILDESKKIISIEKGVIIVEHQLGIININAGIDKSNISENEDIVLLLPKNPSKSSELIHSHLSNVFNKNISIIITDSMTRPFRYGITNFAIASTNIQSIIDMTGNRDIYNKPLSCTEIAIADELACAAGLIMGQTNELMPVVLIKGFNKSEYETNDAINLVVNERNDLYR; encoded by the coding sequence ATGAATCAGATATACATCCAGGGTTTGAAAGATATCCCATTAGTTAAAAAAGGTGATGATCTTGGGGCACTAATTGAAGAATCTGTAATGCGAAACAATATTTGTATTGAAGATGGAGATGTAATATTGATTGCTCAAAAGATAGTCTCCAAATCCGAAAATAGATATGTAGATTTAAAAAATATAAATCCATCACAAAAAGCAACTAATATCGCTAAACAGCTTAAAAAAGATCCTAGGCTAGTTCAAACTATTCTTGATGAGTCAAAAAAAATTATAAGTATTGAAAAAGGAGTAATTATAGTTGAACATCAATTAGGCATCATAAATATTAATGCTGGCATTGATAAATCTAATATCTCTGAAAATGAAGATATTGTATTATTACTACCTAAAAATCCATCAAAAAGCTCTGAGTTAATACATAGTCATTTATCAAATGTATTTAACAAAAATATTTCTATTATAATTACTGATTCAATGACAAGGCCTTTTAGATACGGTATCACTAATTTTGCAATTGCAAGTACAAATATTCAAAGTATCATTGATATGACTGGTAACAGAGATATTTATAATAAACCTTTAAGTTGTACCGAAATTGCTATTGCAGATGAACTAGCCTGCGCCGCAGGGCTGATAATGGGTCAAACTAATGAACTAATGCCAGTTGTATTAATCAAAGGGTTTAATAAATCTGAATATGAAACCAATGACGCAATTAATTTAGTTGTTAATGAAAGGAATGATCTGTATAGATAA
- a CDS encoding HupE/UreJ family protein, which translates to MLKKIIITLFLSTNILSHEFNPPQLLINEVTDIPNSYDVKWVNPLGSTSIPKIILPTECIQNEFKNYNNFKNTISEFRINCEKSLKGEFIEIKDLDILSDAIVSIKFLDNSIFESFLSVNRAKIEIPYDKQIYPLAYLYLGFDHLLNGLDHIVFLICLLFIVFGWFNLLKVITSFTIAHSITLAISVLDIFTISQNLIEALIALTIIFVSLDVVSKNKKTFPWYYAFGFGLLHGFGFSGALLDIGINNNNLIMSLLFFNIGIEIGQLAIILIPLLLIYFLKNNKFLNNLKFCIGYTVGGISFYWFIERVIGIIHI; encoded by the coding sequence ATGCTCAAAAAAATAATTATCACCTTATTTTTAAGCACAAATATTTTATCTCATGAATTTAACCCACCACAGTTACTAATAAATGAAGTAACAGATATACCTAATAGTTATGATGTCAAATGGGTAAATCCTTTAGGCTCAACGAGTATTCCAAAAATTATATTACCCACCGAATGCATTCAAAATGAGTTTAAAAATTATAATAATTTTAAAAACACAATTTCAGAATTTAGAATTAATTGTGAAAAATCTCTTAAGGGAGAATTTATAGAAATAAAGGATCTGGATATTCTCAGTGATGCCATTGTTTCTATTAAATTTCTTGATAACAGTATTTTTGAGTCATTTCTTAGCGTTAATAGAGCAAAAATTGAAATACCATATGATAAGCAAATATATCCTTTAGCATACTTATACTTAGGATTTGATCATTTATTAAATGGCCTAGATCACATTGTATTCTTAATATGTTTATTATTTATTGTATTTGGATGGTTTAATTTATTAAAAGTAATAACATCTTTTACTATAGCTCATAGTATTACACTGGCAATTTCAGTATTAGATATATTTACTATTAGTCAAAATTTAATTGAAGCTTTGATAGCTCTTACAATAATTTTTGTCTCTTTAGACGTTGTCTCAAAAAATAAAAAAACTTTTCCTTGGTATTATGCATTTGGATTTGGTCTTTTGCATGGATTTGGCTTTTCAGGTGCTTTATTAGATATAGGTATAAATAACAATAATTTAATAATGTCTCTGTTATTTTTTAATATTGGTATTGAAATTGGCCAACTAGCTATTATTTTAATACCTTTGCTGCTCATATACTTTCTTAAAAACAATAAATTTTTAAATAACCTTAAATTTTGTATTGGTTACACTGTAGGTGGAATTAGCTTCTATTGGTTTATCGAGAGGGTAATTGGTATTATTCATATTTGA
- the panB gene encoding 3-methyl-2-oxobutanoate hydroxymethyltransferase, whose protein sequence is MSSQTNKKNITISTLNEMKKNGQKFTCLTSYESTLTNRISKAGVDIVLVGDSLGMVIQGHDSTLPVTMDQLIYHLECVVRGNINSHIMADMPFMSYSTDDLGFENATRLMQAGAHSIKIEGGEWITKMASMLSDRGIPICAHMGLTPQSINRIGGYFVQGRDTSEHEKILKEAIELEKAGAAMLLLECVPDNLANKITKELKIPVIGIGAGSKTDGQVMVVHDMLGISCLDETPKFVKNFMKEAQSIDEAFELYVSQVKNGEFPAKEHTFF, encoded by the coding sequence ATGTCATCTCAAACTAATAAAAAAAATATTACAATTTCAACTCTAAATGAGATGAAGAAAAATGGTCAAAAATTCACTTGTTTAACGTCATATGAGTCTACTTTAACAAATAGAATTTCCAAGGCAGGTGTAGACATAGTCTTAGTTGGTGATAGTTTAGGTATGGTAATTCAAGGCCATGACAGTACTCTACCGGTTACTATGGATCAATTAATATATCATCTTGAATGTGTTGTGAGAGGCAATATAAATTCTCACATCATGGCAGATATGCCATTTATGAGTTATTCAACTGATGATCTTGGTTTTGAAAATGCAACAAGACTTATGCAGGCAGGTGCCCATTCTATAAAAATTGAAGGTGGTGAGTGGATAACAAAAATGGCATCTATGCTATCTGATCGAGGAATACCAATATGCGCTCACATGGGTTTAACCCCTCAATCAATAAATCGTATTGGAGGATATTTTGTACAAGGAAGAGACACATCAGAACATGAAAAAATATTAAAAGAAGCTATTGAACTCGAGAAAGCTGGTGCAGCAATGCTCTTGCTAGAATGTGTACCAGATAATCTTGCTAATAAAATTACGAAGGAACTAAAAATACCTGTTATCGGAATTGGTGCTGGCTCAAAAACTGATGGTCAGGTAATGGTGGTTCATGACATGTTAGGAATATCATGTTTAGATGAAACACCAAAATTTGTAAAAAATTTTATGAAAGAAGCTCAATCTATTGATGAGGCTTTTGAATTATATGTATCGCAAGTTAAAAATGGTGAATTTCCTGCCAAAGAACATACTTTCTTTTAA
- the coaBC gene encoding bifunctional phosphopantothenoylcysteine decarboxylase/phosphopantothenate--cysteine ligase CoaBC gives MQIFYKKNVLLCVTGGIAAYKSAEITRLFKKEGADVRIIMTESSKEFITPLTLQAVSGNQIHDSLLDEKAEAGMGHIELAKWADILLVAPCTAETLSKINQGRADDLLGTVILATKANIFIAPAMNMNMWLDPTTQSNYEQLQSKKVFFIGPDIGDQACGDVGPGRLVEPEKILNEISNSINTGELSGKTVNITAGPTREKLDPVRYISNNSSGKMGYALAQAAIEAGANVNLISGPVTLEVNKNINLIKINTAKEMLDQVLKVMKDDDLFIGCAAVSDYRPKNYSVEKLKKNSKEIFNLKLEKNDDILSNVSKNYPNSFVVGFAAETENIEENSRKKLTEKNLNMIISNDVSNKSIGFDSDDNEVTIYTENEKILIEKDTKFKVAQKIINEIVNKINIKDVISN, from the coding sequence ATGCAAATTTTTTATAAAAAAAATGTTCTGCTTTGTGTTACAGGAGGTATTGCTGCTTATAAATCAGCAGAAATAACAAGATTATTCAAAAAAGAAGGTGCTGATGTAAGAATAATAATGACAGAATCTTCAAAAGAATTTATAACACCATTAACTTTACAAGCAGTTTCAGGTAATCAAATTCATGATTCACTGCTCGATGAAAAAGCTGAAGCAGGTATGGGACATATTGAGCTTGCAAAATGGGCTGATATCCTTCTTGTTGCTCCATGTACAGCAGAAACATTATCAAAAATAAACCAAGGTAGGGCAGATGACCTTCTTGGTACTGTAATTTTAGCTACAAAAGCAAATATTTTTATTGCTCCTGCAATGAATATGAATATGTGGTTAGACCCAACAACGCAATCAAATTATGAACAACTTCAATCAAAGAAAGTATTTTTTATTGGTCCTGACATAGGGGATCAGGCATGTGGAGATGTTGGTCCTGGAAGGCTTGTTGAGCCAGAAAAAATATTAAACGAGATAAGTAACTCTATTAATACAGGTGAATTATCAGGCAAAACAGTTAATATAACCGCTGGCCCCACTCGAGAAAAGCTTGATCCAGTAAGGTATATTTCAAATAATAGCTCTGGAAAAATGGGGTATGCACTTGCACAGGCTGCAATTGAAGCTGGAGCTAATGTAAACTTAATAAGTGGTCCTGTAACTTTAGAAGTAAATAAGAATATTAACCTTATAAAAATTAACACAGCAAAAGAAATGTTAGATCAAGTCCTTAAAGTAATGAAAGACGACGATCTTTTTATAGGATGTGCTGCAGTGTCTGACTATAGACCTAAAAATTATTCCGTAGAAAAATTGAAGAAAAATTCAAAAGAAATATTTAATTTAAAATTGGAAAAAAATGATGATATTCTTTCTAATGTTTCAAAAAATTATCCAAATTCTTTTGTGGTTGGCTTTGCAGCAGAAACTGAAAATATTGAAGAAAATTCTCGTAAAAAATTAACAGAAAAAAATTTAAATATGATTATAAGTAATGATGTTTCTAACAAATCAATTGGTTTTGATTCAGATGATAACGAAGTTACTATATATACTGAAAATGAGAAAATTTTAATTGAAAAAGATACTAAATTTAAAGTTGCCCAAAAAATAATAAATGAAATAGTAAATAAAATTAATATAAAAGATGTCATCTCAAACTAA